The genomic segment CGTCATTTAATGTTAGTTTaacttctgctgctgcctctaTTATTTCTGCTTCACACCAACTGCTGGTATAGTCACGTCCCTCTCATCACAGACGACAGACACAGATTTGGAAGCTTATCGTTAGATGACATAGTGCCAATGTTTCtcaatgtctttttcttttggtggaCTCACCGTCCCGCGCAGAGCCTCCAGGTCGCAGGACACCACTTGGACCTGCCGACGGTATTCGTTGGCCTCCTGCTTGGCCTGGCGCAGGGCCTCTGCGTTCCGATTGGCCGCGTCCGTCAGGTCAGCAAACTGCGTATGGAGACAAACAGGCGGTCGGCGACGCCAACTTTTCCTGTGACATCTTTATTTGATGTCGCATCGCCAACTGAAGACACATGATCTGAGGCTTCTGACCTTGGATCGGTACCACTCCTCCGTCTCCTGCATGTTTGAGGAGGCCATGGTCTCGTACTGCACCCTGATGTCTCTCAGAGCAGCAGTCAGGTCGGGTTTGGACACATCCAGGTCGACGTGCACCTGCTGGGCCAGGTTCTGCTCCTGGAGCTCGCGCAGCTCCTGAGGAGTTGAGACCAAAGTAAACAAGAGTTCCAGAGACGTGGTGAAAGAAACACACGACGCTCCTCTTTCGCCCTTGAGCgttccctctcacctcctcgtGAATCTTCTTCAGGAAGTTGATCTCGTCCTGCAGGGCGTCGATCTTCCTCTCCAGCTGGACGCGGTTCAGAGACGCCTCGTCCACGTCCTTGGTGCGAGAACACAGTGAGGCCCACGGAGGAGCGAGCGcggacagaggacagaaacatGCCGCCGAATATCCACACTGCTGCGATCGTCGCGACCGCCGGACAAAGAGTTACCTGTCTGAAGGCGTTCAGGTTGTTCTCCGCGTCCTGTCGGAGGCCCATCTCCTCCTGCAACCTGAGCAGATCACACAAACGGATCAAACGCTTCACTCAGCAACACATCCTTATtgaacaggtgaacacacagaaacaacaacaaccattttTTTCGTTCCCGCCTCTTCCTTTACGTCTCAACCTGACAAGCGTgcacagtacagtgcagtacagtacagtacagtagagtatTTCTGTATGATAGAGAGTCAAGCTGTGAggactgaaaacacatttcaagcaTTTTGATCATATTTTGTGCTGCTCTCCGTTCTATCcagggacgaggggggggggctcagctGAAAGGGCAGCTTCCGCATCATTACACATTCACTCCAATCTCACAGCCAGAGGCCTTTCCCACGGGACGGAGttcacacgaacacacacacacacacacacacacaggatccaTATATGCACAgcctcgcacgcacacacacacacacacacacacacacactcacacacacacaccaccctgcGATCCATCTGCAGCCCACACAGAGGCACGGaaacggagggggggggggggcgacatcTGTACAGCTTCACGCCGAGTGAGCcgaatggagaggagagaagaagaggtgaCCTTCGACCCCTCTCGGCCACCACCATCACCGTTCACTCCGCCATCTTTTGAGGGGGGgaccagagagaagagaggagtctGACGTAAAGTTTTCTACCCTCTCTCCGACTGCTTTCTGATTTATACATTCGTGCCACGTGTGTTCACcttgagtggggggggggggggggaagctggACACGCAACTGCAAAGAGAAACTTTCTTTTGGAGTAGCAGGGGGCACGAGAGAGCATCCGCCCCCCCGGCCCGGCCGCTCCCCCTTTGTGAAAGCGCTGCCATTGTGTTGGGCCTCATTCCTCCACATTCACTCGGTGGTGACGAGGGGTTGGGTCAGGATCAAGTTTGAAAAGAGGGATCCAGGAGTGAAGCTTTGCACAGAGCAGCGGTCTGCATTCCAACGCCGTCAGAGACGGAGCCAATCTGCATATAAATGCGCTTGTGATTAAACAAAAACGCCCCAGCGAGGCAGCAAACCTGTTTTGGGTTCTTCAGGAGACCAAAAAGAGATTctcaatcattttttccccttctgatTTTTAACAAAATCCCCAAACAACCACTGAGCCAAAGCTAAATTGACCAAAGTCTGTTGTCTACATATCGTTTCTGTCATCAACCTTTGATGGTGCGGATAAATTTACATTTCCCGTCGCCAGGATTTTTCCGCCCGGCGCTGCTTTTCTTCAAACCAACATAATGTAGAAAAGTCATTTGAACTATTGTTCAAAAGTGTGTGCAAACttgacggtgatgatgatgatggaagaGAAACTCAGTGCAAAAAAcctatgtacaaaaaaaaaagaagggagaaaagCAATGAGACCATTTTAACATATACACATTCATGCAAGAATCTTTCCATACTTATATTTGAGCTCTGATTCTATTATTTCCCACGGAAACTTACGGAATAATAATGTTGATGTcacttcttttttattgtccatAAGTACAAGTAAGCAAAATACGGGTTCAAAGATCAGGGCCCCACTATTTGTTGCATTATTCATGTGATGCCACCCTGACAGCGACTTCATCGCACCGACGCGACCCTCCCTCCGCCCCACAGGAGCCCCGCCCAGTTTCCTTCTCACCGCTGCTTCAGCGTTCCCACGTCCGCCCCCAGGTTGTCCCGCTCTATCTCCAGCCGAGCCTTGCCGGCGGTGAGGCCGTCCACCTGCCGCCGcagctccctcagctcctcctggtAGATGTCCCCCAGGCGGCTGGGCTCCTTGGCCTTCAGCTGGTTCAGCTCCGCCACCAGGACCttgttctgctgctccagcaggcGCACCTTCTCGATGAAGCTGGCGAACCGGTCGTTCAGGCCCATCATCTCCATCTTCTCGTTGGTGCGCGTCTCCTTGAACTGGGCCTTCAGCAGGGAGTCGGCCGAGAAGTCCAGCCGGTCCCCGGGGCTGCCCAGCAGGAGGCCCGTGTTGGTCGAGCCCAGGGAGACCCTGGACACGGGGCTGGAGTGGGTGAAGTTGCGGGGGGTGCCATGCCAGGAGAAGCGGTTGGAGGAGAGGCTCCCGATTCGGACCGCTGAGGCGCCGGAGCCCTGAGGCCCAAAGCGCTTCCTGTACGAGGACTGGACTCTCTGACTGTCCATGGCGACGGGGGGAATGAAGCTGGCTTGGGGCACAAGCGGGCCTTTTATAGGGGCGAGCAaacgcccccccgcccccccccagaGGCCACAGGgtggggcagagaggagggagggtggcAGGCGGTGAATGGGACAAAAAGGGAGAGCGACGGGGAGGTTTACATGACACTCAGAACGCCCTGTGCCAGGGATTGTCTGTGCTCGGCCACTCAACTATAAACGTCTCTCGGCTTTCTCCCtctcgcctccctcctccccgggcctctgactcactcactccctgtctctcactctcactttcaccccctttcttttttgtccttctcGCTTTCTCTCTGTTCCGACTGAACGAAAGGGAATTTGTGTGACAGGCCCTGGCCACCGATTCCACCTGACCACACATGTGCcctcacagaaacagaaaacaagagttTGGACTCCGACAAAGGGACGGAGTTGTTGGGGGAGAGACCTCCACTCTGTAATGAGAGAAAGTATCAGCAGATTAGTGGATAAATTCAAATGACATGCCGAAACATCCGATATATTATATATCCGAGACAAACAGCATGTCAGACCAAACCTCACAGCTCCCGTCTCTTCTCTTTGGATCTCAGTTCATAGCACAGTTACATAACAATGGCATGACATGTGATCATTCAATAAATATACTTGTGTACTCTATCTAAATAAAATCAGTAGTTTAGggggcgagagacagagagagagatgccaaAATGGTCCCCAGATAAAGTCCAACCCAGACCCGGCTGTGGTTCATGGTTCCTCCTCGTCCCAATCTTAAACGAGGCTTATTAAAGATAAATATGTGTCTGCTCATATGAAATTCATTTTATAACCAATAAGTTAACTGTATTTTATGGACAAGAGACTTTTAACTGCTGAGAATCATTTGCACAAAATGCACTGTTTTGTAGTGATAAGTAAATATCTTTGAATAACATAATGGTAATGAATTGGGGGGGTGATAAAATATATTGGGCTGATTAAAGGGGCCATGAAATATCTttcttatattttaataattggtCGGCCGTTATCTCGGCAACAGGACAGATCGTCATGAACTTTTACATCTGCACACGTGCACTTGGAGTGGAGAGCAGCCGAGGCTCCAGAGAGACTGAAGGCCTCATGGGGCGTTCACTGTGCGCAGGTTATTAGACGTCTCGCTGGCTCCTACAGTCAGATGGATGGtcgggatgaggaggagaggggaggggacggGGGTGGTGGGGGAGTCCCGACCTAATCTGACCTCCAGGAGGACCAACACAGTACGACTGCGTTACAAAACCGATTTTCATCCATTCCCTTGGCGACATCAGAGCACTTCGACAGATCATTTTCTTTCCGAAGCGGAGGAGATTTATGGAGATGAGGCTGTGActaactgtactgtacatctccATGGAGACAAGACGAGTCAGGGCGTTAAAGTGGTTTGACAAATCCACTGTCTTGACAATTAtgttcttaaaaacaaaatgctttatCACATTTACAAGCATACTTGTATGGAGCTCAGAAAAAATGAACTGAACCATTATCGTTGAAATTGCAACAGGTCAGAAAGAATTGACctggaaacatattttttttgaattttgttttgtgtctatTGGAAAATGAGCTGGTGCATGTCAAGGGGCTATCCTTACaatacattcaaatatatatgaatactgTCTGTTCAATAACAATGGGTGTAAAAAGAAGCACACACCTTTGTACTTTTCCTCGAACAGCGAATGGATTCTGcagaaaaagcaaaaatctACTCAATTCTCCCATTTATCCATCAGGCAACCATATAGTTTACAACACACGACATCATAATCCGCgctttggtgattttttttcacatctatTTGACGACACGTACGGCAGATGCAGGAGTTGCTGTGGTGGAATGAATAACGAATTTATGGAAAACCAACGAAAAACAGCAAGAAACCTACAAGTACATTTCAAAAAGTTCACGGCAAAAGTTGTTTCAATCTACTTGCTCCATTCTTTGGAGTGAACAGGAGGAAACTGGCGTGGAAACACTGGCACGCTCATTAAAGGTAGTAAAAGCGCAGCAGCACTGGGACATGAAgctcctctttgtttctctgggTCATCAAATCAAGgcgagtgaaaaaaaaccagcGGCGCCGGGAGACGAGGAGTGAATAAAGCCCCCGTGTGACTCCACTATCTGAGTGTttttgcagagaaaaacaacaaggcaGTGTCTTGAATTCCAATAGGTCTCTTTTAACGGCGGTCAAGCGAGATGGCGCACTATCGGGCCGATTTAAAAAAGGGCTCCCCGACTCCGAGGATCGATGGCGCGGTTGCATCATCGCGGCGACACTAATCGCCTCGGCCCTTCTGGATTTTTCAGACAGTCTCAGGCCGTTGCCTTAGAATCTGGTCACTGAGGTAATGTGTGGCGGAGATTAAACAATTCACataaagggaggagggaggggtggtgcAGGCCGCTCCCTCGCCTGCCGGCGGAGTCCGAGGAGGGGCCAAGTCGAGCAGCTGATTCATGTGTCTCAACATGAGGAGACCATCTTGAGAAAAAAGAGGCGCGGAGCAGAATCTCAACGCTGCGACCCAACGGAGCTCAGGGCCAAAAGCAACATGGCTGCCAGCGAAGATTGACCGAGCGCTGCTCAACGCTCGCTTTGTGCTCTGGCATTTTACACCCAGAGTCCCGCGGAGTGAACCTCtcgggtgccccccccccccccagccccacccCCAAACTGATGGCTACATGGCCACTGACCAAATTGAATCCCGACCAACGAGCTGGAAATACGGCCTCGGCCTCGTCCGCGTCACGACGTTGAGGGCGTGTTTTTCCCCGGACAGGGTGTAAATTAAATGAGGCCTTAATCTAGACCAGTAACTCTTGGTTTTAACGTTGGCTCACTTCAGAGAAACACACCTCGTGGCCAACTGTCAGGATCTTCCCCCTGCAAAAGACCGTTTTGGAACTCTTTTGTCTGAACTTGTATTCCGTTTTTTCTTTGGATTTCTTTGGCGTTCTGTTTTGGACTTTCCCATTTGACTTTGTGGTTCTTTCCTTGTGcgtgcctctgctgctgcactaTACCTGCCTGGTCCAAACGCCTGCAATATGGGTCCAGCACGTACCACCATGAAATCAGTTTCAACCGCTGGACTAAGTCGTCATCAGTGAGAGCGTCTACACTGTTGCGAAAACAATGAAAGAATCTTTGAATAATCAACGTTCGGAGAGAAAACATTGCAGGTTTCCTTCTTCGAGACCCAGACGAGAGACGTGGTTCTTAAATTCAACCGTTAAAATGATCCACACTTTTTTTGGTATTTGTGAAAATGCTTTTTGAAACTGCAggattttattgtgaaaaaaaaaaaagaagaagaaaaatgtcaagtgGAATTTGGAAATGAACACTTATTTAGCTCTTGTTGCTCCTAAGTCATCGCCAAAACAATCCGTGCGACATGTCAAATGTAACCATcgccccttttctttttgttcatgttttccaTCTGTGCAGGCTGGACAGGCTTAACTGGGACAGACGGGCCGGGCGATATGACTCAGCACCACCAGGTCCCAACACGGTGCAGCCACAAAGAGGTGTCGGTGCAGAGCCGGGTCAGGCCCAAAGCTCCAGTCTGCCTGTCAGCAGGAATGCTgggggcgcgcacacacacacacacacacacacacacacacacacacacacacacacacacgcgcacagatctgcataccacacaaacacatgaaatcGAAAGCACGGAACTCAGGCTGTAAACAGATCAATACATGTGGGTGTGCGAATATTGATAAACACAGTGATGGCCATCAAATCTTAAAATATGACTGATCATATGTCAGAAATTAGACAGCATCATCAGTCATCATCACGCTGTTGTTATCAGGGATAATGTTCACTACAGTATGATCACTGCTATGGTTTTAGCTCGGCTAAAGTTCATTCATTAGGAGCAAACACGAGGTGAACCTGAGGAATGTTATTAGTTCTGCTcgtattttgttttaatcacattGGACAAATCTTTTAATATTCTACCCGCTGATGTCACGGTGATTACCCAAACTATTTCGATTCCTCCCGACGAGGACATGAATTTGTTTGTGCCTGATTTCATGACGactgatgaggaaaaaaacgtCTTGCGCACAGATATTTGCAGGCCCAGAGGCCTCCAGACCTCTCAGGTCAACCGCCTGCCCGACTCAACTTTGGTcataataaagatttaaaagtTAATATGTGTCACAAAATTCTCCAACAGCGAAAGGTTGCCGAGACGTTTCACTCTGAACCACAGATGTGAAACTGCCGCTCGCGTTGTAGGAAAAAGGTCACAAGGTCATTTcgggttcatcctctggggaccaagACATTTCATCACAATTTATCCAATAGCCAAAGTGGTGGAGCGACCGGATGACTGACTATTGCCACACCGCTCACTCATCTTCctgatatattatatttcactCAAACCCAACGTGTTCATATTCATTCGGGataaaatatgaacacatttgtggtatgagaaatatgattttttatttttatttctctgataaACATCTAaagaagagcaagaaagaaGCAGAGCAGGACAACGTGTCCACGCAGCCACAAACTTCCCTCTGGTCTGATTCAACATAAGAACGTAAGAAAAACtagaaaattaaatcaaataaatttcaTTCAGTCACATATTCCATAATTATAACATTACAAAGAAACATCTAAATCTAAATTCTTATTATCCACTGTATCCATGTTATCAATCGTTAACTTCTCCAGGTTtacagtgaacaaaaaaaggaaaactactAGAATGAATTAATTgatggaaataaaatacaaaccaaatcaataataaatacatcTGTGTCAAACCATTCCAAGATAAAAAAGCGGCCCTCTGTTTCCACGCAAGCTGTTCTCCCGTCTCGCAGCACAGACATGGTCGCAGAAATCTCCCCTGCCTCCTGTTTTATGTCACaagaagagcgagagagcgacGCGAGCGGAAGAAGCTAAACAAGAGaacagggagagggaagaggggaaagagTGAATCCATCAAGTTGCTCCTCACTGCCAACAATGAGCTCAGTCTCCTCCGTGTCCTTTCAGTTACTGGACTCACTGAGTCGGGACAAGGAACAACTGTCCTCcgacaaaacacaagctgacgggatttttattaaaaacaatttatttgttttgtagaGGCCAtgacacatacatatacatacatacacatatgtcACTAAACATActattctttttcttgttgtaaaataaatttgatACATTAAGACTTTGCACTGCAAGTCCTGTCATGATACATAATCATACATTTGACATGTATAGATGTCTAACGAACTAGATTGTGTTCATTTGATTATCCCAGGGcccttttcctttaaaaatccttttttaaaactctgaacATATTCTAGCTGCCTTTTTAACGTGTACAGTAGCAGCTGCGTAGAAACATCTTCATGTTAGCGTtaaggcggcagcagcagcagcaggaagcccCTTTGCCCTGAAATCTCTTAATACTGGACTCTTCGTCTGAGCCCCGGGATAAACAAAGTCGTCGTCTGGGTTGAACGGCGAACTCTGACATCAAGCACTGGCTCCGATTCCTgctcatctcacacacactcactcacacacacacacacacacacacacacacacacacacacacacacacacacacacacacacacacacacacacacacacacacacacacacacacacacacacacacacacacacacacacacacacacacacacacctcgattttctttttatgtccTATAGATGTTACATACAGTAGTACTATGGCTTAAATGACGCAAAGTTTCCATAACCTGTCAGGTATAATCGTGTTGTACATCTGTGGATGTGTGGAAAGATTTTTCCTTGTAACAAGAACCATCCGGCGCCAGAGTTCGCTTCCCAATCCGcttttcatttatcaaaaaaaacaactaaattcTTCTGTGACGTCTGCAAAACCAGCTGCTTTTCTATGATTTACTTTTGACGACACCATGTCCTCAAAAGTATCATCAGGTCTGACACagtctaaatataaaaaatatatttatacatttatatatatatttttcctttaaaatctAATTGGCATGGGCACGGggatataaataaaagtgaattttttttcccacatttttaagtgtaaaaaaaaagaacaaattttTGGTAATGAGAACAAAATCCCCCCACGACATTCATTTGACATAAAAGTGCATCCGATTTAAAATTGATCCTTGAGCTAAGGCTTCTCTGTCAGGGATGTTAGACCAGACACACGTAACTCTATGTAACAGAAGTCACAAATTAAAGCCTTTAAGTTATATAtaactttattatatatatatatacatatatgtatatatatatatggcttaAGTTATATAAAACCTAAGCCATATAAACCATAAGTCTGTATCTGTCACTTTTTTGGCACTTGGGCTGAGAGCAGCGGTGATACTGAGGAGCTGCAAGAGGAAGTAGGCAGCTAGAGACGGGGAGACAGGAgtcatgttaaaaagaaaaatcttaaaaagaaaaatatccatgttttatcatctgaaaataaatgttctttttttttctgtggaggAGAAGACCAAATTGAATCAGGTGTTGTAGCTGCACGGCCCCACGTCATGCCTCTCATTCATTAATATTATATTCAAGTCACAGAACTCTGCATTTGTTTCTTTGAAAATATGATtcctggtgattttttttttttaaatctagaaGCTTCACTGCTGCAAGATATTTCCACAGTCCTGATAAACTCTTCTAAACATATggataaaaaatattcagctgtGTGCTGCACAAATGTAAAGATTTTCAACCTGTTGCGACTTAGAAAGGACTCGTGTTTATGCCTTATTTATACAATGTCAAAGTTATATGACATCACTTTGTATAATTTCATAGAAGTTAATATGTAAATATCTTTTTGTGTTGCACAAGACATGT from the Scophthalmus maximus strain ysfricsl-2021 chromosome 17, ASM2237912v1, whole genome shotgun sequence genome contains:
- the LOC118289439 gene encoding glial fibrillary acidic protein, translating into MDSQRVQSSYRKRFGPQGSGASAVRIGSLSSNRFSWHGTPRNFTHSSPVSRVSLGSTNTGLLLGSPGDRLDFSADSLLKAQFKETRTNEKMEMMGLNDRFASFIEKVRLLEQQNKVLVAELNQLKAKEPSRLGDIYQEELRELRRQVDGLTAGKARLEIERDNLGADVGTLKQRLQEEMGLRQDAENNLNAFRQDVDEASLNRVQLERKIDALQDEINFLKKIHEEELRELQEQNLAQQVHVDLDVSKPDLTAALRDIRVQYETMASSNMQETEEWYRSKFADLTDAANRNAEALRQAKQEANEYRRQVQVVSCDLEALRGTNESLERQLREMEDRFAMETAGYQDTVGRLEEEIHALKEEMARHLQEYQDLLNVKLALDIEIATYRKLLEGEESRITIPVQSFSNMQFRDTNLDTKPPEAHVKRSILVRTVETRDGEIIKDSTTEHKDLP